The sequence TTGCCCTGCTTGTCCTTGATCGCGTAGGGACAGCGAATGCGCTCCAGCGCCTTCTTGGCGTCCTCGTCGCCGAGCGCTGCGGCGCGCTCGTAATAGGCCTTGGCGGCGTCCTTGTCCTTGGGCCCGCCGCGGCCTTCCTGCGCGAAGGCGCCCATCCGCTCCAGCGCACCGGGATGGTTCTGCGCCGCCGCCTTCTCGAACAGCGCGCGCGCCGCGACGTCGTCCTTTGCGCCGCCATCGCCTTCAGACAGCATCAGGCCGAGCTGGTACTGCGCCTCCGCGTTGGTCTCGGCGGCCTTGCCGAGCAGCGCGCGCGCCTGCGCGGGATCGGCCGGTGCCGCGCCACCTGCGCTGCCGAGCGCGGCAAGGTTGCTGACGCCGCGGGGATTGCCTGCTTGCGCCGCCTTCTCGAACAACTTTCGCGCCTGCGCCTCGTCCTTGGCGACGCCGGCGCCGGTGCCGTAGAGCACACCGAGCTCAACCATGGCCGCACTCGATCCCTTGTCGGCCGCCTTCCGCCAGGCGGCGATCGCCTCCGCCGTCTGTCGGTTCGCCGCATAGGCGCGCCCGAGCGCGAACATCGCGCGCCGAGAAGAGCCTGCC is a genomic window of Bradyrhizobium sp. CB1717 containing:
- a CDS encoding tetratricopeptide repeat protein; amino-acid sequence: MRTHLLAIALALAAPLAAHAQSADLVLCDRVAADPSDPDKPADVKGVAEIAASDVATAIKFCKQAAGSSRRAMFALGRAYAANRQTAEAIAAWRKAADKGSSAAMVELGVLYGTGAGVAKDEAQARKLFEKAAQAGNPRGVSNLAALGSAGGAAPADPAQARALLGKAAETNAEAQYQLGLMLSEGDGGAKDDVAARALFEKAAAQNHPGALERMGAFAQEGRGGPKDKDAAKAYYERAAALGDEDAKKALERIRCPYAIKDKQGKLVTTLCF